One segment of uncultured Tolumonas sp. DNA contains the following:
- the fabV gene encoding enoyl-ACP reductase FabV, protein MIIAPKVRGFICTTTHPSGCEANVRQQIAYVKSKGQLANGPKRVLVIGASTGYGLASRITAAFGSDAATIGVFLEKAGTDKKTGSAGWYNSAAFDKAAKEAGLYSKSINGDAFSDECRAKAIELIKADLGQVDMVVYSLASPVRKLPTTGELIRSALKPIGEVYRATAVDTNKDELIEAQVEPANEEEIANTIKVMGGEDWELWLNALDQAGVLAEGVKTVAYSYIGTDITWPIYWHGTLGRAKEDLDRASTAIRQQLSSKHGTANVAVLKSVVTQASAAIPVMPLYIAMSFKLMKEQGIHEGCIEQIQRMFYTRLFDGEFVTDDAQRIRMDDWELRESVQQACRDLWPQVTTENLPELTDYKGYKDEFLKLFGFGWEGVDYDADVNPDINFDVVTL, encoded by the coding sequence ATGATTATTGCACCGAAAGTCCGTGGCTTTATTTGCACAACTACCCATCCGAGTGGCTGCGAAGCTAATGTCCGTCAACAGATTGCTTATGTGAAAAGCAAAGGCCAGCTGGCGAATGGTCCAAAACGGGTATTAGTGATTGGTGCATCCACCGGTTACGGTTTGGCATCGCGTATTACTGCTGCGTTCGGTTCCGACGCCGCTACTATCGGTGTGTTTTTAGAAAAAGCAGGCACTGATAAGAAAACGGGTAGCGCAGGTTGGTATAACTCTGCTGCTTTCGATAAAGCCGCAAAAGAAGCCGGTCTGTATTCCAAAAGTATTAATGGCGATGCGTTCTCTGATGAATGCCGCGCCAAAGCAATCGAGCTGATCAAAGCCGATCTGGGCCAGGTCGACATGGTGGTTTATTCACTGGCGTCACCAGTGCGTAAATTACCAACGACTGGTGAATTGATCCGTTCTGCACTGAAGCCAATTGGTGAGGTTTACCGTGCAACTGCGGTTGATACCAATAAAGATGAGCTGATCGAAGCACAAGTTGAACCAGCTAACGAAGAGGAAATCGCCAACACCATCAAAGTTATGGGTGGCGAAGACTGGGAATTGTGGCTGAATGCGTTAGATCAGGCGGGTGTATTGGCTGAGGGTGTGAAAACCGTTGCATACAGCTATATCGGTACCGACATTACCTGGCCAATCTACTGGCACGGTACTCTGGGTCGCGCGAAAGAAGATCTGGATCGCGCCAGCACGGCTATCCGTCAACAACTGAGCAGCAAACACGGTACCGCCAATGTGGCTGTGCTGAAATCAGTGGTAACACAAGCTTCTGCCGCCATTCCGGTGATGCCGTTGTATATCGCCATGTCTTTCAAACTGATGAAAGAGCAGGGCATTCATGAAGGTTGTATCGAACAGATCCAACGTATGTTCTATACCCGTCTGTTTGATGGTGAATTTGTGACTGATGATGCCCAACGTATCCGTATGGATGACTGGGAACTGCGCGAATCAGTACAACAAGCATGCCGTGATCTGTGGCCACAAGTGACGACAGAAAACCTGCCTGAATTGACCGATTACAAAGGTTATAAAGACGAATTCCTGAAACTGTTTGGTTTCGGTTGGGAAGGTGTTGATTATGATGCGGATGTGAACCCAGACATCAACTTTGATGTGGTTACACTGTAA
- the dacB gene encoding D-alanyl-D-alanine carboxypeptidase/D-alanyl-D-alanine-endopeptidase → MPKFFASALLFFSAAFAVGSAQAAISVPEGSRIALAFNEPGSTAIASYHGDTFMTPASTQKLLTALAATLYFGPDWQFKTRMLAPQGAIQNGVLKGDLVLQFDGAPDLTRQTLVNLLAYLKQQKITQIEGDILLDISGYGGYDHGDGWSWNDLPICFTAPASAVIIDRNCVFAQLKADQLGAVAQPIIPAGQPITITSEARIVTQQEYYSGCDLRVDMNSSNNYHLTGCIPQQVGSPWPLSFAITDPTAWGVQLVSWAAKRADINLTGQVKAVRHVPDNLVELAHVPSAPLKKLLDRMLKKSDNLIADSLSRALGHYYLNRAASYAAGADAVRGILKNKAGIDLGSALLADGSGLSAHNLITAKQMLQVLDYMALHDDELHIIELLPVAGMSGTLGSRGSVQNPPLVKNVTAKTGTLQNVSNLAGFMKTASGKRKAFVLMSNGLTFPPAVRQALKAHRIASPHYKFERQILEQIYREAPIEITE, encoded by the coding sequence ATGCCGAAATTCTTTGCCTCTGCATTACTGTTCTTTTCTGCTGCGTTTGCAGTTGGCTCTGCTCAGGCCGCTATTTCGGTGCCGGAAGGCAGTCGTATCGCACTGGCATTCAATGAACCGGGCTCCACCGCGATTGCTTCCTATCACGGCGACACCTTCATGACGCCAGCGTCGACACAAAAATTGCTGACCGCGCTGGCAGCAACACTTTATTTCGGCCCAGACTGGCAGTTTAAAACCCGCATGCTGGCACCTCAAGGTGCGATCCAGAATGGGGTATTAAAAGGTGATCTGGTACTGCAATTTGATGGTGCGCCCGATCTGACTCGCCAGACACTGGTTAATCTGCTCGCTTATCTGAAACAGCAAAAAATCACTCAGATAGAGGGTGACATTCTGCTGGATATCAGTGGGTACGGTGGTTACGACCATGGCGATGGTTGGTCATGGAATGATTTACCGATCTGTTTTACCGCCCCCGCCTCTGCCGTGATCATCGATCGCAACTGTGTGTTTGCCCAGCTCAAAGCCGATCAACTGGGTGCGGTTGCGCAACCTATTATTCCCGCAGGGCAACCGATCACCATTACCAGTGAAGCACGAATTGTGACACAGCAAGAGTATTATTCCGGCTGTGACCTGCGTGTCGATATGAATTCCAGTAACAACTATCACCTGACCGGTTGTATCCCACAGCAAGTTGGCTCTCCATGGCCGTTAAGCTTTGCTATCACCGATCCGACTGCCTGGGGTGTACAACTCGTCTCTTGGGCTGCCAAACGCGCGGATATCAATCTGACTGGGCAAGTTAAAGCCGTACGCCATGTACCGGACAATCTGGTCGAACTGGCACATGTGCCTTCTGCACCACTGAAAAAACTGCTCGATCGCATGCTGAAGAAATCAGATAACCTGATTGCGGATAGTCTTTCCCGTGCACTGGGCCATTATTATCTCAACCGCGCCGCCAGTTATGCTGCTGGTGCCGATGCGGTTCGGGGAATTCTTAAAAACAAAGCCGGTATCGATTTAGGCTCAGCACTGTTGGCAGATGGTTCTGGTTTATCGGCTCACAATCTGATCACTGCGAAGCAGATGCTGCAGGTGCTGGATTATATGGCGTTGCATGATGATGAATTACACATCATTGAGCTACTACCTGTGGCCGGTATGAGCGGTACGCTTGGCTCACGCGGCAGCGTGCAGAACCCGCCATTGGTAAAAAATGTCACCGCTAAAACTGGTACATTGCAAAATGTGTCCAATCTGGCCGGGTTTATGAAGACGGCATCCGGTAAAAGAAAGGCCTTTGTCTTGATGAGCAATGGCTTAACTTTCCCGCCAGCAGTACGTCAGGCACTCAAAGCGCACCGGATCGCATCTCCTCATTACAAGTTTGAACGGCAGATATTAGAGCAGATTTATCGCGAAGCACCGATAGAAATAACTGAATAA
- a CDS encoding pyridoxal phosphate-dependent aminotransferase — MSLIEKSHKLDNVCYDIRGPVHKEARRLEDEGHRILKLNIGNPASFGFDAPEEVIKDVIVNMHQGQGYCDSKGLFAPRKAIAQYYQQKGLRKADVDDIYIGNGASELIVMSMQALLNNGDELLVPAPDYPLWTAAVTLSGGRPVHYICDEQADWYPDLDDIKAKITPRTRGIVLINPNNPTGAVYSTEFLLEVIEIARQNNLIIFADEIYDKIIYDDIAHHSICTLCDDVLVVTFNGLSKAYRACGFRQGWMMVSGPKQHARGYIEGLEMLASMRLCANVPMQFAIQTALGGYQSINELILPGGRLRKQRDIAWELLNNIPGISCVKPKGAMYMFPRMDPKVYPIKDDQKMVFDLLQQEKMLIVQGTGFNWPTPDHFRIVFLPAEEQLQDAIGRLARFLKTYKQ, encoded by the coding sequence ATGTCACTTATTGAGAAATCACACAAGCTGGACAACGTCTGTTACGACATTCGCGGTCCGGTCCATAAAGAAGCCCGTCGTCTGGAAGACGAAGGCCATCGCATTCTAAAACTGAACATCGGTAACCCGGCCTCCTTTGGCTTTGATGCCCCGGAAGAAGTGATCAAAGACGTTATCGTCAATATGCATCAGGGTCAGGGTTACTGCGATTCCAAAGGCTTATTCGCCCCACGTAAAGCCATTGCCCAATATTATCAGCAGAAAGGTCTGCGCAAAGCGGATGTGGATGACATCTACATCGGCAACGGTGCTAGCGAACTGATCGTGATGTCGATGCAGGCACTGCTGAACAACGGTGATGAACTGTTAGTACCTGCACCCGATTATCCGCTGTGGACTGCCGCCGTGACTTTATCCGGTGGCCGCCCGGTGCATTATATCTGTGACGAACAAGCTGATTGGTATCCAGATCTGGATGATATCAAAGCGAAAATCACACCGCGCACCCGTGGTATTGTGCTGATCAACCCGAACAACCCGACTGGCGCGGTGTATAGCACCGAATTCCTGCTGGAAGTCATCGAAATTGCGCGTCAGAACAACCTGATCATTTTCGCCGATGAGATCTACGACAAAATCATTTACGACGACATCGCTCATCACAGTATCTGTACGCTGTGCGATGACGTCTTGGTGGTCACCTTCAACGGTCTTTCAAAAGCCTATCGTGCCTGTGGTTTCCGCCAAGGCTGGATGATGGTTAGCGGCCCGAAACAGCACGCCCGTGGTTACATTGAAGGCTTAGAAATGCTGGCATCAATGCGCTTGTGTGCCAACGTGCCAATGCAATTTGCCATTCAAACTGCGCTGGGTGGTTATCAGAGCATTAATGAGCTGATCCTGCCGGGTGGACGCCTGCGTAAACAACGTGACATTGCCTGGGAGCTGCTGAATAACATTCCGGGCATTTCTTGCGTGAAACCGAAAGGCGCGATGTATATGTTCCCGCGCATGGATCCGAAGGTGTACCCAATCAAAGATGACCAGAAAATGGTGTTTGATCTGCTGCAGCAGGAAAAAATGCTGATTGTGCAGGGTACCGGCTTTAACTGGCCGACACCGGATCACTTCCGTATCGTCTTCCTGCCAGCGGAAGAGCAATTACAAGATGCGATTGGCCGTTTGGCCCGCTTCCTGAAAACCTACAAACAATAA
- the yfbR gene encoding 5'-deoxynucleotidase → MSTSEQSSSESPVSTSHFFAQLSRMKLIYRWPLMRNIQKENISEHSLQVAMVAHALALISNRKFNTQLDAAHIALMAMFHDATEIITGDLPTPVKYQNNAIASEYKKIEKLAEQQLLSLLPDEFIEDYQTLLDTEHQDAESAKVVKAADTLCAYIKCLEEIAAGNKEFVLAKRRLESMLEERMTPAVQYFIDVFIPSFSLTLDEMSSGNN, encoded by the coding sequence ATGTCCACCAGTGAACAGTCTTCTAGTGAATCACCTGTATCCACCAGCCATTTTTTCGCCCAGTTATCACGCATGAAACTGATCTACCGCTGGCCGCTGATGCGCAATATCCAAAAGGAAAATATCAGCGAACACAGCCTGCAAGTAGCCATGGTCGCACATGCCCTAGCGCTGATCAGCAATCGAAAATTTAATACTCAGCTGGACGCTGCCCATATTGCGCTGATGGCAATGTTTCACGATGCCACGGAGATTATCACCGGCGATCTGCCAACCCCGGTGAAATACCAAAATAACGCGATTGCCAGCGAATATAAGAAAATAGAAAAACTGGCGGAACAGCAGTTGTTATCGCTGCTGCCTGATGAGTTTATCGAAGATTATCAAACGTTGCTGGATACCGAACATCAGGATGCCGAGTCCGCAAAAGTGGTCAAAGCAGCGGACACCTTGTGTGCTTACATTAAATGTCTGGAGGAGATTGCCGCGGGAAATAAAGAGTTTGTTCTGGCCAAACGCCGGCTGGAAAGCATGCTTGAAGAGCGCATGACCCCAGCCGTGCAGTATTTTATTGATGTCTTTATCCCCAGCTTTTCATTGACGCTGGATGAGATGAGCAGCGGCAATAACTAA
- a CDS encoding NAD(P)H nitroreductase, protein MNQAGLHLLLTRSSCGLLQAPAPSGDVLEHILQAGLRAPDHGHLQPFQFLLAEGEGLQRLGRLLAASAKQDGATDEVIERAQQMPLRAPMVITVVAKVHPHNKVPEFEQHLSAGCAVMAMQMAAQAQGFGGMWRSGLLMYSRALHEALGLAEQDQIVGFLYLGTPATALRQPTLVASADFVRWL, encoded by the coding sequence ATGAATCAGGCAGGATTACATTTGTTACTGACGCGCTCATCTTGTGGCTTATTACAAGCGCCGGCACCGAGTGGTGATGTTCTTGAGCATATTTTACAAGCCGGATTACGCGCTCCTGATCATGGTCATCTGCAACCCTTTCAATTTTTACTGGCGGAAGGCGAAGGTTTGCAGCGCTTAGGTCGGTTGCTGGCTGCAAGTGCCAAACAAGATGGTGCGACTGACGAGGTGATTGAACGTGCGCAACAGATGCCATTACGGGCGCCGATGGTGATCACAGTGGTGGCCAAAGTGCATCCGCATAATAAAGTGCCGGAATTTGAGCAGCATTTATCCGCAGGTTGTGCGGTTATGGCGATGCAAATGGCGGCACAGGCGCAGGGTTTTGGCGGTATGTGGCGTTCCGGCCTACTGATGTATTCGCGAGCTTTGCATGAAGCATTAGGGCTGGCGGAACAAGATCAGATCGTCGGTTTTCTGTATTTAGGCACTCCGGCCACAGCATTGCGTCAGCCAACGCTGGTGGCAAGTGCCGATTTTGTACGTTGGTTATAA
- the sppA gene encoding signal peptide peptidase SppA gives MRFLFRSIKWFFRSLWRIINFTRLLLINLIFIAIVLAIVIGLREEKPETTIQEGALVLDLAGKLVEQPSTPNPADQLMEKWLSDKNQPREIAVGDVVYAIQQAKQDPRVKGIVLKTADLETASIGKLLTITQALDDFRQSKKPVVAVGNFYQQHQYLLAAHADTILLNPAGAVAIQGLGLYTLYFKSALDKFNLTPHVFRVGTYKSFVEPYIRDDMSPEAREANQRWLNVLWQQYVDNVSAARHIPADAFSPSKEQVLTRLTKAEGNAAQYALDQGLVDELSTYDETIETIQHFAGKDGHDFRSIALSDYLHALPARYKQQANKPRIGLLVAAGTIVDADNQPGTIGGEALAKQIRDAMYDKEIKALVLRIDSPGGSAFAADQIRTALLAFKASGKPLVVSMGSMAASGGYWIAADADKIFAEPSTITGSIGVFGMFLTADKALNALGVHTDGLGTTDFTGISPAQPLPEHIKQIVQMNVENTYQRFLDLVAEGRGMTPDQVDKIAQGRVWVGTDAKKLGLVDTLGDLTQATAEAGKLAKLTDYQVKLIEPELSAKDKLLRELFDQSAELLPASVTHSALGSVALQWWKASNQALQPLNALQDPQGIYSYCPVCQ, from the coding sequence ATGCGTTTTCTGTTTCGCAGTATTAAATGGTTTTTCCGTTCTCTGTGGCGGATCATCAACTTCACCCGATTGCTGTTGATCAATCTTATTTTCATCGCCATTGTTCTGGCAATCGTGATCGGGCTTCGAGAAGAAAAGCCCGAAACTACGATTCAGGAAGGCGCATTAGTGCTCGATCTGGCCGGTAAACTCGTTGAACAGCCGTCCACGCCAAATCCAGCCGATCAGCTGATGGAAAAGTGGCTGTCGGATAAAAACCAACCGCGTGAAATCGCTGTCGGTGATGTGGTCTATGCCATTCAACAGGCAAAACAAGACCCGCGAGTTAAAGGCATTGTGCTGAAAACTGCTGATCTGGAAACAGCCAGTATTGGTAAATTACTCACCATCACACAAGCGTTGGATGACTTCCGCCAAAGTAAAAAACCGGTGGTAGCAGTTGGCAATTTTTATCAGCAACATCAATATCTGCTGGCAGCACACGCGGATACGATTCTGCTCAATCCAGCTGGCGCTGTGGCTATTCAGGGGCTTGGCTTATATACCCTGTATTTCAAATCGGCCTTGGATAAATTCAACCTGACTCCGCACGTCTTTCGCGTCGGTACGTATAAATCGTTTGTCGAACCTTACATTCGCGACGATATGTCACCGGAAGCACGCGAAGCCAATCAACGTTGGCTCAATGTGCTCTGGCAGCAATACGTAGACAATGTCAGTGCCGCACGACATATACCAGCAGATGCCTTTTCTCCTAGTAAAGAACAGGTGTTGACTCGTTTAACCAAAGCCGAAGGGAATGCTGCACAATATGCGCTCGACCAGGGCTTAGTTGATGAGCTGTCGACTTACGATGAAACCATCGAAACCATTCAGCATTTTGCCGGTAAAGATGGCCATGATTTCCGCAGTATTGCACTGAGCGATTATTTACACGCCCTACCCGCGCGTTATAAACAGCAAGCCAACAAACCTAGAATCGGTTTATTAGTTGCAGCCGGCACTATCGTTGATGCAGACAATCAGCCGGGCACCATCGGCGGTGAAGCGCTGGCGAAACAGATCCGTGATGCCATGTATGACAAAGAGATCAAAGCCTTGGTATTGCGTATTGATAGCCCTGGTGGCAGTGCCTTTGCAGCCGATCAAATTCGTACCGCGCTACTGGCATTCAAAGCCAGTGGTAAACCACTGGTCGTGTCAATGGGCAGTATGGCGGCGTCAGGTGGATACTGGATTGCAGCAGATGCGGATAAAATTTTCGCGGAACCTTCAACCATCACCGGTTCAATTGGCGTCTTTGGTATGTTCCTGACCGCCGATAAAGCATTGAATGCCTTGGGCGTGCATACCGATGGCCTTGGTACTACCGATTTTACCGGTATCAGCCCGGCACAACCCTTGCCTGAACATATCAAACAGATCGTGCAGATGAATGTCGAAAACACCTACCAGCGCTTCCTGGATCTGGTCGCTGAAGGCCGTGGGATGACCCCTGATCAGGTCGATAAAATCGCCCAAGGCCGAGTATGGGTCGGCACCGATGCCAAAAAATTGGGTTTAGTCGATACATTAGGCGATCTGACACAAGCAACCGCTGAGGCCGGTAAACTGGCTAAATTAACCGACTACCAAGTTAAGTTAATTGAACCGGAGCTTTCCGCCAAAGATAAATTACTCCGCGAATTGTTTGATCAAAGTGCGGAGTTACTGCCCGCATCGGTGACGCATTCTGCGTTAGGCAGTGTCGCTTTACAGTGGTGGAAAGCCAGCAATCAGGCTTTACAGCCCCTCAATGCGTTACAAGATCCACAAGGGATCTACAGTTATTGCCCAGTTTGTCAGTAG
- the ansA gene encoding asparaginase → MKKRIYIAYTGGTIGMQRSSQGYIPQAGFMENCLAGMPEFHREEMPDYTIHEYSPLIDSSDMTPADWQRIAEDIRDHYDDFDGFVVLHGTDTMSYTASALSFMLEDLHKPVIITGSQIPLAELRSDGQQNLLDSLYIAANYPVQEVTLYFNNQLFRGNRSTKVHADGFHAFDSPDFPPLLDAGIHIEWNAGKPAELSDKPLKMHSIQPQPIGVVTLYPGISVDVIANILQQPVKALILLTYGVGNAPQNPTMLKLLREASERGVLIVNLSQCLRGKVNMGGYATGNALADAGVLSGFDMTTEAALAKLHFLLSQPLTSEQMRTLMQQDLRGELSH, encoded by the coding sequence ATGAAAAAACGCATTTATATTGCCTACACAGGCGGCACTATTGGCATGCAGCGCTCCAGTCAGGGTTACATCCCACAGGCTGGTTTTATGGAAAACTGTCTGGCGGGTATGCCAGAGTTCCATCGTGAAGAGATGCCCGATTACACTATCCATGAATACAGCCCGCTGATCGATTCGTCAGATATGACACCCGCTGACTGGCAACGTATTGCAGAAGATATTCGCGACCACTACGACGATTTTGATGGCTTTGTGGTATTACACGGTACCGACACCATGTCGTATACCGCATCCGCCCTGTCGTTCATGTTGGAAGATCTGCATAAACCGGTCATCATCACCGGCTCGCAGATCCCACTGGCGGAACTGCGTTCCGATGGGCAGCAAAATTTACTGGATTCGCTGTATATTGCGGCGAATTACCCGGTGCAGGAAGTCACCCTGTATTTCAATAATCAGCTGTTTCGTGGCAACCGCAGCACCAAAGTACATGCCGATGGTTTTCATGCCTTTGACTCACCTGATTTTCCACCACTCTTAGACGCCGGTATTCATATTGAATGGAATGCCGGCAAACCAGCAGAACTCAGTGATAAACCGCTGAAAATGCATTCGATTCAACCTCAGCCAATTGGTGTGGTGACACTGTACCCTGGTATTTCTGTGGACGTCATTGCCAACATACTGCAACAACCCGTTAAGGCATTAATTTTATTAACGTATGGTGTTGGGAATGCACCGCAAAATCCAACCATGCTCAAACTGCTACGCGAAGCATCAGAACGTGGCGTGCTGATCGTGAATCTCAGCCAGTGTCTGCGCGGCAAAGTGAATATGGGTGGTTATGCAACCGGCAATGCACTGGCGGATGCCGGTGTGTTATCCGGTTTCGATATGACCACCGAAGCCGCGCTGGCCAAATTGCATTTCCTGTTAAGCCAGCCGCTGACATCAGAGCAGATGAGAACATTGATGCAGCAAGATTTACGCGGTGAACTGAGTCACTAA
- the msrB gene encoding peptide-methionine (R)-S-oxide reductase MsrB gives MSGEQMTDWRLKLTPEQFHVCWEKGTERPYSGALLHNRKTGIYHCVCCDAPLFESKAKFDSGCGWPSFDREIPDAVRYEEDLSHGMRRVEIMCASCGSHLGHVFPDGPTETGQRFCVNSLSLGFSEAETSTAGK, from the coding sequence ATGAGCGGGGAGCAGATGACTGATTGGCGGTTGAAACTGACACCAGAACAATTCCATGTTTGCTGGGAGAAAGGAACGGAACGCCCATATTCAGGCGCATTGTTGCATAACCGGAAAACAGGTATTTACCATTGTGTCTGTTGCGATGCGCCACTGTTTGAATCAAAAGCGAAGTTTGATTCCGGCTGTGGCTGGCCTAGTTTCGATCGGGAAATTCCAGATGCGGTACGGTATGAGGAAGATCTGAGCCATGGTATGCGGCGCGTTGAAATTATGTGCGCCAGTTGTGGTTCACATCTGGGGCATGTTTTCCCGGATGGCCCGACAGAAACCGGACAGCGTTTTTGCGTCAATAGCTTATCACTGGGCTTCAGCGAGGCTGAAACCAGTACCGCCGGAAAATAA
- the glgX gene encoding glycogen debranching protein GlgX has translation MTDHFTLLPGKEAPFGVMPDEQGCNFVLWAPDAERIELCLFDTKEQEIARIRLRERRGHLWYGYIQGVKSGALYGYRVHGPHSPEQGHLFDPQKLLLDPYAKALSRVLEWNEELYQGDSHRMLPKSVVWEDEFDWEGITSPHYSDAQTVLYEVHVKGFTKLHPDVPEHLRGTYLGLCQPAVIRHMQELGITTVQLMPVASFMSEPRLTQLGLNNYWGYNPVCFMAPEPRYAVKHAVTEFKTMVRELHRAGIEVILDVVFNHTAEGGHGGPVLSYKGLDNRSYYCFDNGGYGPDFSRYSNMTGCGNTFNVDHPNGLRLVMDSLRYWVTEMHIDGFRFDLAVTLAREGGEFDPYGGFCKALMQDPVLRNVKLISEPWDIGPFGYRLGQFPTQWRELNDRYRDTIRSFWRGDMGRMAEFATRLLGSRDIFPKSLRAIHSSVNFVCYHDGFTLEDTVCYEQRHNQANTEENRDGHGHNLSKNYGIEGPTLDPRISRIRLQQKRNMLVTLLLSQGIPHLLAGDEMGRSQIGNNNAYCQDNRISWVNWQLSNEDEGLLTFVKQMIRIRRSASAFTELHLEDDLYFGSRTQADTVHWYHPDGSELTEGDWNAPSAQALVMEIIAKESQEHWLVLFNASGYDIHFRLPEPEKSNNWTLAVDTASHDGKRLLLDDLQQLVAVCSAHSMKLLRACPLKGCDVN, from the coding sequence ATGACGGATCATTTTACATTGTTACCCGGTAAAGAAGCCCCATTCGGGGTGATGCCGGATGAGCAGGGATGTAATTTTGTCTTGTGGGCTCCGGATGCTGAACGCATAGAACTTTGTTTGTTTGATACAAAAGAGCAGGAAATTGCTCGTATCCGATTGCGTGAACGTCGCGGTCATCTTTGGTATGGATATATTCAAGGCGTCAAATCTGGTGCCTTATATGGTTATCGGGTGCATGGGCCACACAGCCCCGAACAAGGGCATCTGTTCGATCCGCAAAAACTATTGTTAGACCCTTATGCGAAAGCCTTGTCTCGTGTTCTGGAATGGAACGAAGAGCTCTATCAAGGCGATAGTCATCGCATGCTGCCTAAGTCGGTGGTTTGGGAAGATGAATTTGACTGGGAAGGGATCACATCCCCGCATTACAGCGATGCGCAGACTGTTTTGTATGAAGTCCATGTCAAAGGGTTCACTAAATTACACCCTGACGTGCCGGAACATCTTCGTGGTACTTACCTTGGTTTGTGCCAGCCAGCGGTGATCCGGCATATGCAAGAGCTGGGCATTACCACGGTACAACTGATGCCGGTTGCCAGTTTTATGAGCGAACCGCGCTTAACCCAACTGGGCTTAAATAATTACTGGGGTTATAACCCCGTCTGTTTCATGGCGCCGGAACCACGTTATGCGGTAAAACACGCCGTCACAGAATTTAAAACCATGGTGCGGGAATTACATCGTGCCGGTATTGAAGTGATCCTGGATGTGGTGTTTAACCATACCGCAGAAGGCGGGCATGGTGGCCCGGTCTTGAGTTACAAAGGGTTAGATAACCGTAGCTATTATTGTTTCGATAACGGTGGTTATGGCCCGGATTTTTCTCGCTATAGCAATATGACCGGCTGCGGGAATACTTTTAATGTGGATCATCCAAATGGCCTACGTTTGGTGATGGATAGTCTGCGTTATTGGGTGACCGAGATGCATATTGATGGCTTCCGTTTTGATTTGGCGGTAACGCTGGCGCGTGAAGGCGGGGAGTTCGACCCGTATGGCGGTTTTTGCAAAGCGTTGATGCAAGATCCAGTGTTGCGAAATGTGAAACTGATCTCTGAGCCTTGGGATATTGGCCCGTTTGGTTACCGTCTGGGGCAATTCCCAACCCAATGGCGAGAACTGAACGATCGTTACCGCGACACCATCCGCTCTTTCTGGCGCGGGGATATGGGCCGCATGGCCGAATTTGCGACCCGATTATTAGGCTCGCGCGATATTTTCCCCAAATCGCTGCGTGCGATTCATTCCAGTGTGAATTTTGTGTGTTACCACGATGGTTTCACGCTGGAAGATACTGTGTGTTACGAGCAACGCCACAATCAGGCAAATACGGAAGAAAACCGCGACGGGCACGGCCACAATTTGTCGAAAAATTATGGCATCGAAGGGCCAACTCTGGATCCGCGGATCAGCCGGATTCGGTTGCAACAAAAACGCAATATGCTGGTGACCCTGTTGTTATCGCAAGGTATCCCGCATTTATTGGCCGGTGATGAGATGGGGCGTAGCCAGATCGGTAATAACAATGCTTATTGTCAGGATAACCGTATCAGTTGGGTCAACTGGCAATTAAGTAATGAGGATGAAGGGTTACTGACATTTGTGAAACAAATGATCCGGATCCGTCGTTCTGCCAGTGCGTTCACCGAGTTACATCTGGAAGATGATCTCTATTTCGGCTCCCGAACTCAGGCAGATACTGTGCATTGGTATCATCCTGATGGAAGTGAGTTAACCGAAGGTGATTGGAATGCGCCTTCCGCGCAAGCGTTAGTCATGGAAATTATTGCGAAAGAAAGTCAGGAACATTGGCTGGTGTTATTTAATGCTAGTGGTTACGACATTCATTTCCGTTTGCCAGAGCCAGAAAAAAGTAATAACTGGACGCTGGCTGTGGACACCGCTTCGCATGATGGTAAACGGTTGTTACTGGACGATTTACAGCAGTTGGTAGCGGTCTGCAGCGCTCATTCCATGAAGCTGTTACGCGCCTGCCCACTCAAAGGATGTGATGTTAATTAA